In one Rhopalosiphum padi isolate XX-2018 chromosome 3, ASM2088224v1, whole genome shotgun sequence genomic region, the following are encoded:
- the LOC132926317 gene encoding inactive CLIP domain-containing serine protease A8-like, translated as MRVATVHTVFPSSQPLARNFLVRIVFSAVSGGSATHDNALYRPPHSSHHRSPPMPSSLHRRRTLSLQTTIALVAAVAVAVAVRSTVAAPQSGGDDVITIAGKQCKCGPFYLCEVINFINVPPGSSESGCADDLVCCRVEGGTETNSNIPITSSESPEISSTTPEPYTESNKPCTCVFENQCLPTSSDNWQNNNRRKGSCSSNKVCCPNENINIVSTTQETPVIDEPNHNYVRSCGIGKSPTDTMYSERIGTRIVNPEETSNTYFGQFPWMAAILKTDINEDTGIKTENVFLCGGSLVHPRVILTAAHCVRDKNVKTLKVRLGVWDTQSNNNEEEKEISHQDRGVLNVVYHPNHNNGTMFNDVALVELDSEIKLYPHINTICLPKNEKQKNYDPQSCISTGWGKNGFEAGSRYQSVLKKVDLSLVPNDVCQQQLRTTRLGNFFRLHESFICAGGIIGADVCKGDGGGPLICAIKNSQEKSQQYIQVGIVSWGIGCGENVPGVYSSVEVNSQWINKELKMITQ; from the exons ATGCGCGTCGCGACCGTCCACACGGTTTTCCCGTCGTCCCAACCTTTGGCCCGGAATTTTCTCGTCCGAATCGTATTTTCCGCCGTCTCCGGAGGATCCGCTACACACGATAACGCCCTATATCGCCCTCCGCACAGCAGCCACCACCGATCACCACCAATGCCGTCGTCGCTGCACCGTCGCCGCACGCTGTCGCTGCAGACGACCATCGCCTTGGTCGCCGCCGTGGCCGTCGCGGTGGCCGTCCGCTCGACGGTCGCCGCCCCGCAGTCGGGCGGTGACGATGTGATCACGATCGCCGGCAAGCAGTGCAAGTGCGGCCCGTTCTACTTGTGCGAGGTGATAAATTTCATCAACGTGCCCCCTGG ATCTTCAGAATCGGGCTGTGCAGATGATTTGGTATGTTGCCGGGTAGAAGGAGGTACCgaaacaaattcaaatattcCAATAACATCATCGGAATCACCTGAAATTAGTTCAACTACTCCGGAACCATATACTGAGAGTAATAAGCCATGTACATGTGTATTCGAAAATCAATGTTTACCAACAAGTAGTGATAATtggcaaaataataatagaag aaAAGGCAGTTGTAGTAGCAATAAAGTTTGTTGCCCAAATGAAAATATCAATATCGTATCAACAACCCAGGAAACACCTGTTATTGATGAACCCAACCATAATTATGTTCGTAGTTGTGGTATTGGTAAGTCGCCGACAGATACCATGTATTCTGAAAGAATAGGAACACGTATTGTTAATCCTGAAG AAACCTCAAACACTTATTTTGGTCAATTTCCGTGGATGGCTgctattttaaaaacagatatAAATGAAGATACTggtataaaaactgaaaatgttTTCCTGTGTGGTGGTTCATTAGTACATCCACGAGTCATTTTAACAGCAGCGCACTGTGTCAG aGATAAAAATGTGAAAACGCTAAAAGTACGACTGGGCGTTTGGGATACCCAGTCCAACAATAACgaagaagaaaaagaaattTCGCACCAAGATCGCGGTGTTTTAAATGTAGTTTATCATCCAAATCATAATAATGGAACTATGTTCAACGATGTGGCGTTAGTCGAACTCGATTCTGAAATTAAGTTATATCCTCATATTAACACTATATGCCTTCCAaagaatgaaaaacaaaaaaactacgACCCTCAATCGTGTATATCAACAGGATGGGGCAAAAATGGATTCG aaGCCGGTAGCCGATATCAAAGTGTGTTAAAAAAAGTAGATTTGTCTCTTGTGCCTAATGATGTATGCCAGCAACAATTACGGACCACGCGCCTTGGAAACTTTTTCCGTTTACATGAAAGTTTTATTTGTGCTGGTGGCATAATTGGGGCGGACGTGTGCAAA GGCGACGGAGGTGGACCACTGATATGTGCAATAAAAAATTCTCAAGAAAAATCTCAACAATATATTCAAGTCGGTATTGTGTCTTGGGGCATTGGGTGCGGTGAAAATGTACCCGGTGTATACTCATCGGTAGAGGTCAATTCTCAGTGGATCAACAAGGAGCTTAAAATGATTACGCAATGA